In Mongoliitalea daihaiensis, one DNA window encodes the following:
- a CDS encoding glycoside hydrolase family 2 TIM barrel-domain containing protein, producing MLFLLACASAPNNQVTVIHDDSGMRLQVDGKDFMVNGMNWDYFPIGTNYNYNLWKKSDAFIQKALDDEMSLLQAMGVNAIRVYTGIPAKWITYIYENYGIYTMLNHSFGRYGVEVDGTWMANTEYADPRVQKILLDEVRKMTQDYKSTPGLLLYLLGNENNYGLFWGGAETEDIPVQDKESTKRARAMYRLFNEATLEMKKISTNHPVAICNGDLLFLEIIAEECKDIDIFGINIYRGLSFGDTYDRVLNELNKPVLLTELGADAYHAINNEEDQESQAMYLLANWKEMYENAAGLGKAGNSLGGFTFQFSDGWWKVGQTKDLSKHNTESTWSNGGYFHDYMEGQNNMNEEWFGICAKGATTQDGHYPLYPRAAYYVLQQVHEINPYASELNLQDLQSKFKKIDLHAAKAKAISEGPDT from the coding sequence ATGCTTTTTTTACTGGCATGTGCAAGTGCTCCAAATAACCAAGTTACCGTCATCCACGATGACTCCGGCATGCGGCTGCAAGTCGATGGCAAGGATTTTATGGTCAATGGTATGAACTGGGATTACTTCCCCATCGGCACCAATTACAATTACAATCTTTGGAAAAAATCTGATGCATTCATCCAAAAAGCCTTGGATGATGAAATGTCACTATTGCAAGCAATGGGCGTCAATGCCATTCGAGTGTACACAGGCATACCTGCCAAGTGGATTACCTACATCTATGAAAATTATGGGATTTACACCATGCTCAATCATTCCTTTGGGAGATATGGAGTAGAAGTAGATGGAACTTGGATGGCAAACACAGAATATGCCGACCCCAGAGTTCAAAAGATTCTTTTGGATGAAGTACGCAAAATGACTCAGGATTATAAAAGTACCCCGGGTTTATTGTTATACTTATTGGGGAACGAAAACAATTACGGACTTTTTTGGGGAGGAGCTGAAACAGAGGATATTCCTGTTCAGGATAAGGAATCTACCAAGCGAGCAAGAGCCATGTATCGTTTATTCAACGAGGCTACCTTGGAAATGAAAAAAATCTCCACCAATCACCCGGTTGCGATTTGTAATGGAGACTTGTTGTTTTTAGAAATCATTGCAGAGGAGTGTAAGGACATTGACATTTTTGGTATCAATATCTACCGAGGGCTTTCTTTTGGCGACACCTATGACAGGGTATTGAATGAATTAAACAAGCCGGTGCTATTGACAGAATTGGGAGCAGATGCTTACCACGCCATCAACAACGAGGAAGATCAAGAATCTCAGGCCATGTATTTGCTGGCCAACTGGAAAGAAATGTACGAAAATGCCGCAGGACTGGGCAAAGCCGGAAATTCTTTAGGAGGGTTTACCTTTCAATTCAGCGATGGTTGGTGGAAAGTAGGACAAACCAAAGACCTCTCCAAACACAATACAGAATCCACTTGGTCCAACGGAGGCTATTTTCATGATTACATGGAGGGCCAAAATAACATGAACGAGGAATGGTTTGGTATCTGTGCCAAAGGAGCTACCACCCAAGATGGGCATTATCCCCTTTATCCTAGAGCAGCATACTACGTACTTCAGCAAGTCCATGAAATCAATCCTTACGCATCAGAGCTAAATTTACAGGATCTTCAAAGCAAATTTAAAAAAATAGATCTCCATGCCGCCAAAGCGAAAGCTATATCCGAAGGTCCTGATACATGA